In the Brassica napus cultivar Da-Ae chromosome A7, Da-Ae, whole genome shotgun sequence genome, one interval contains:
- the LOC106432529 gene encoding ubiquitin-conjugating enzyme E2 2-like, whose product MSTPARKRLMRDFRRLQQDPPAGISGAPQDNNILLWNAVIFGPDDTPWDGGTFKLTLQFTEDYPNKPPTVRFVSRMFHPNIYADGSICLDILQNQWSPIYDVAAILTSIQSLLCDPNPNSPANSEAARLFSENKREYNRRVKDIVEQSWTAD is encoded by the exons ATGTCGACACCAGCGAGGAAGAGGCTGATGAGGGATTTCAGGAGGTTGCAGCAAGATCCTCCTGCTGGTATCAGTGGTGCTCCTCAGGACAACAACATCTTGCTCTGGAACGCTGTTATCTTCGg TCCAGATGATACACCTTGGGATGGAG GTACTTTTAAGTTGACTCTTCAATTTACGGAGGATTATCCCAACAAACCACCTACTGTTCGTTTTGTTTCTCGCATGTTTCACCCAAACA TCTATGCAGATGGGAGTATCTGTCTTGATATCTTACAGAACCAATGGAGTCCCATTTATGATGTTGCTGCGATTCTCACATCTATCCAG TCACTCCTCTGTGATCCCAACCCAAACTCGCCTGCAAACTCCGAAGCTGCTCGCTTGTTCAGCGAGAACAAGCGTGAGTACAACAGACGTGTTAAGGACATTGTCGAACAGAGTTGGACCGCTGACTAA
- the LOC106432531 gene encoding SNF1-related protein kinase regulatory subunit gamma-1-like, giving the protein MERHVSINEGARNRQKKFHLRHVAYPNHEHTTHCFCSVFFFVQKKKKNCRLHVFESVIIVVDCCGVIDLVFLHQGDMAESEKSHVDKEIRSSVSSCEAYFEKVQSRKNLPKSLQDTLNSAFAGIPVSSFPQVPGGRVIEIPAETSVSEAVRILSDSKILSAPVINKDHESSLDWKERYSGIIDYSSIILWVLESAELAAIALSATSATAAGVGAGAVGALGVAALGVTGPVAAAGLAAAAVGAAVAGGVAADRGIGKDAVTAADSLGKDFYQVILQEEPFKSTTVGTILKSFRYAPFLPVSTESSMLSVLLLLSKYRLRNVPVIKPGEPDIKNYITQSAVVHGLEGCKGRDWFDHISALPISDLGLPFMSPSEVISIGSEELILEAFKRMRDNNIGGLPVVEGANKKVVGNISMRDIRYLLLQPEVFSNFRQLTVKTFAAKIATAGEKYGSASLAITCRPDSTLGSVINSLASRSVHRVYVVDGDEDELYGVITLRDVISCFVSEPPNYFENCLGFSVKEVLNR; this is encoded by the exons ATGGAACGACACGTGTCAATAAATGAAGGCGCGCGTAACCGCCAGAAGAAGTTCCATCTCCGACACGTTGCATATCCAAACCACGAACACACAACCCACTGTTTCtgttctgtctttttttttgtacaaaaaaaaaaaaaaaactgccgTCTTCACGTTTTCGAATCTGTAATCATTGTAGTAGATTGCTGTGGAGTTATCGATTTGGTGTTTCTTCACCAAGGTGACATGGCGGAAAGTGAGAAGAGTCATGTGGATAAGGAGATAAGGTCGTCGGTTTCGAGCTGCGAGGCCTATTTCGAGAAAGTTCAGTCGAGGAAGAATCTTCCCAAATCTCTTCAAGATACCCTCAACTCCGCCTTCGCCGGTATCCCCGTCTCCTCCTTCCCTCAAGTTCCCGGCGGCAGAG TGATTGAGATTCCAGCGGAGACATCTGTATCAGAAGCAGTAAGGATTCTATCAGACAGCAAGATTCTCTCAGCTCCTGTCATTAACAAAGATCACGAGAGCTCCCTAGACTGGAAGGAGAGGTACTCAGGAATCATCGACTACTCCTCGATCATCCTATGGGTGCTGGAGAGCGCAGAGCTCGCCGCAATCGCCTTATCCGCCACGTCAGCGACCGCAGCCGGCGTCGGCGCAGGAGCCGTTGGCGCTTTAGGCGTTGCGGCCCTCGGCGTCACCGGTCCGGTCGCTGCGGCGGGGCTAGCGGCGGCTGCGGTTGGAGCAGCCGTCGCCGGCGGCGTTGCAGCTGACCGTGGGATCGGGAAAGATGCTGTGACAGCTGCTGATAGCTTGGGGAAAGACTTCTATCAAGTCATTCTCCAAGAAGAACCGTTCAAATCAACCACT GTTGGGACGATACTTAAGTCGTTTAGATATGCTCCTTTTCTTCCGGTGTCTACAGAGAGTTCAATGCTGAGTGTTTTGCTGCTACTCTCTAAGTACCGGTTAAGAAATGTACCGGTGATTAAACCGGGAGAACCTGATATCAAGAACTACATTACTCAGTCTGCTGTTGTTCATGGTCTTGAAGGCTGCAAAGGCAGAGATTGGTTTGATCATATCTCCGCTCTTCCTATCTCTGATCTCGGCCTCCCTTTCATGTCTCCCAGCGAG GTGATTAGCATTGGTAGCGAAGAGCTTATTCTTGAAGCGTTCAAGAGGATGAGAGACAACAACATTGGTGGTCTTCCTGTTGTTGAAGGGGCGAACAAGAAGGTTGTTGGGAACATAAGCATGAGAGACATCAGATACTTGCTTCTACAACCTGAAGTCTTCTCCAACTTCAG GCAACTTACGGTGAAGACTTTCGCGGCGAAGATTGCAACGGCGGGGGAGAAATATGGTTCAGCGAGTCTTGCGATAACATGCAGGCCTGATTCGACTttggggagtgttataaacagTTTGGCTTCGAGGTCGGTGCATAGGGTGTATGTAGTGGATGGAGATGAGGATGAGCTGTATGGGGTTATTACGCTGAGGGATGTGATCTCTTGTTTCGTGTCTGAACCTCCCAACTACTTTGAGAACTGTCTTGGCTTCTCGGTTAAAGAAGTGCTTAACCGATGA
- the LOC106432533 gene encoding homeobox-leucine zipper protein ATHB-13: protein MSCNNGMSFFPSNFMIQTSYEDDHPHQAPSLAPLLPSCSIPQDLHGFASFLGKRSPIEVGNNMNGEEDYSDDGSHMGEKKRRLNMEQVKTLEKTFELGNKLEPEMKMQLARALGLQPRQIAIWFQNRRARWKTKQLEKDYDTLKQQFDALKADNELLQTHNQKLQAEIMGLKNKEQIESINLNKETEGSCSNRSDNSSDNLRLDISTALPSVDSTITGGHPPAPQTVGRHFFPPSPAVATTTTTTMQFFQNSSSGQSMVKEENSISNMLCAMDDHSGFWPWLDQQQYN from the exons ATGTCTTGTAATAATGGAATGTCTTTTTTCCCTTCAAATTTCATGATCCAAACCTCTTACGAAGACGATCATCCTCATCAAGCTCCATCTCTTGCACCTCTCCTTCCTTCTTGCTCTATACCTCAAGATCTACATG GGTTTGCTTCGTTTCTAGGTAAGAGATCTCCAATAGAAGTGGGGAACAATATGAACGGAGAAGAGGATTATTCAGATGATGGGTCTCACATGggagagaagaagaggagaCTGAACATGGAGCAAGTGAAGACGTTGGAGAAGACTTTCGAGCTTGGAAACAAACTTGAACCAGAGATGAAAATGCAGTTGGCTCGTGCCTTGGGTTTACAGCCAAGACAGATCGCGATTTGGTTTCAGAACAGAAGAGCTCGCTGGAAAACAAAGCAGCTCGAGAAAGATTATGATACGCTTAAACAGCAATTCGATGCCCTTAAAGCTGATAATGAGCTTCTTCAAACTCATAATCAGAAACTCCAAGCTGAG ATAATGGGATtaaaaaacaaagaacaaatagaATCAATAAATTTGAACAAAGAGACAGAAGGATCTTGCAGTAACAGAAGCGATAACAGTTCCGATAATCTCAGACTTGATATCTCGACCGCGCTGCCATCAGTAGACAGCACAATAACCGGCGGCCACCCACCAGCACCGCAGACAGTCGGTCGACACTTCTTCCCACCGTCACCAGCAGTCGCAACGACCACCACAACGACGATGCAGTTCTTCCAAAACTCGTCGTCAGGACAAAGCATGGTTAAAGAAGAAAACAGTATCAGTAACATGTTGTGTGCAATGGATGACCACTCTGGTTTCTGGCCATGGCTTGATCAGCAACAGTACAATTGA
- the LOC106432534 gene encoding probable serine/threonine-protein kinase PBL18, with protein MGNCLDSPARVDNRESSFGGSSRISPKPSQPSRLSSLIIPSYSNRSFTSSWSVHTPRSEGELLPSPTLKAFTFNELKTATRNFKPNNLIGEGGFGYVYKGWIGEQSLSPSKPGSGMVVAVKKLKSEGFQGHKEWLTEVHYLGRLHHINLVKLIGFCLEGEKRLLVYEYMPKGSLENHLFRRGADPVPWKTRMKVAISAARGLAFLHEAKVIYRDFKASNILLDSEFNAKLSDFGLAKAGPTGDRTHVTTQVMGTQGYAAPEYIATGRLTAKSDVYSFGVVLLELLSGRPTVDKSKVGVEQNLVDWAIPYLVDRRKVFRIMDTKLGGRYPHKGACAAANIALRCLNTEAKLRPEMSDVLSTLQQLETLTKTGSTPNAIMSPSSVSENRGRSLRSRYVFGVTPVGIASKSCPYFCKVSYHVITSSKQKRWSRY; from the exons ATGGGAAATTGCTTGGATTCTCCTGCAAGAGTAGATAACAGAGAAAGCTCTTTTGGAG GGTCATCGAGAATTTCTCCTAAACCGAGTCAGCCATCTCGACTCTCAAGCCTCATAATACCCTCTTACAGCAACAGAAGCTTCACTAGTTCATGGTCAGTTCATACACCGAGAAGTGAAGGAGAGCTCTTACCTTCTCCAACACTAAAGGCCTTTACATTCAACGAGCTCAAAACCGCAACAAGAAACTTCAAACCCAACAATCTTATCGGTGAAGGCGGTTTTGGTTATGTCTATAAAGGTTGGATTGGTGAGCAGTCTTTGTCGCCTTCGAAACCAGGGTCAGGTATGGTTGTTGCAGTCAAGAAACTTAAATCAGAAGGGTTTCAAGGACACAAAGAGTGGTTG ACTGAGGTTCATTATCTAGGGAGGCTTCATCACATAAATCTTGTGAAGCTCATTGGATTTTGCTTAGAGGGCGAGAAGCGGCTTTTGGTTTACGAGTACATGCCCAAAGGAAGCCTTGAGAACCATCTATTTAGAA GAGGCGCAGATCCGGTTCCGTGGAAGACAAGGATGAAAGTTGCAATAAGTGCAGCGAGAGGACTTGCTTTCCTCCACGAAGCTAAAGTCATATACCGTGACTTCAAGGCCTCTAATATTCTACTTGATTCG GAGTTCAATGCAAAGCTATCTGATTTCGGATTGGCAAAAGCAGGACCAACAGGAGATAGAACccatgtgacaactcaagtgatGGGCACTCAAGGCTACGCAGCACCTGAATACATAGCAACGGGCCGGTTAACTGCCAAGAGCGATGTCTATAGCTTTGGAGTGGTGCTTCTCGAACTACTCTCGGGACGTCCCACGGTAGATAAATCGAAAGTAGGAGTGGAACAGAATCTGGTGGATTGGGCAATACCTTATCTAGTGGATAGGAGAAAAGTGTTTAGAATAATGGACACAAAGCTTGGAGGGCGTTACCCGCACAAAGGGGCTTGTGCAGCAGCCAACATTGCATTGCGGTGTCTTAACACAGAAGCTAAGCTGAGACCGGAGATGTCTGATGTCTTGTCTACTTTACAACAGCTTGAGACTTTGACAAAGACGGGCTCTACTCCAAACGCAATCATGTCTCCTTCATCTGTGTCGGAGAATCGCGGGAGATCTCTACGTTCAAG GTACGTTTTTGGGGTCACACCAGTTGGTATAGCTAGTAAAAGCTGTCCCTACTTTTGTAAAGTTTCTTATCATGTAATCACATCATCAAAGCAAAAAAGGTGGTCTAGATATTAA
- the LOC106432548 gene encoding probable WRKY transcription factor 36 encodes MIKEKISSCVHPSDGIVESDKEVELDATKAKLEKVREENEKLKLLLSTVLTDYKSLQMHVSNVIRPQHEASMELDTNSHDNFGVDISLRLGRSDLNVSKNVDEIDKISLDKISDEISEGSDKKRSALGLGFRIQSCEDTDTDLTMKLDYLSKDVKHTKADNKCISSRKDNKTARNEDHQEAFEVHEQPGLKKTRVCVKAPCEDPSINDGCQWRKYGQKTAKANPLPRAYYRCSMSSNCPVRKQVQRCGEDDTSAYMTTYEGTHDHPLPMEATHMAAGTSAAASLLQSGSSSSPSLSYYFPFHHVSFSTTNAHPTVTLDLTRPNYDPNQLPTHSSLSFSSSSSDRPSPTNSHTLSFSGLRSQAPLTKYSQMAPLSHQTKLSGQQ; translated from the exons ATGATCAAAGAGAAGATCAGTTCATGTGTTCATCCTTCCGATGGTATAGTAGAATCTGATAAG GAAGTGGAGCTTGATGCAACAAAAGCCAAGTTGGAGAAAGTTAGAGAAGAAAATGAGAAGTTAAAACTCTTACTATCTACCGTTCTTACTGATTATAAATCTCTTCAAATGCATGTCTCCAACGTTATCCGACCACAACATGAAGCTTCTATGGAGCTGGACACTAATAGCCACGACAACTTCGGTGTAGATATATCTCTTAGGCTTGGAAGATCAGACCTGAATGTCTCCAAAAATGTAGATGAAATAGATAAGATTAGTCTGGACAAGATTTCTGATGAGATCAGTGAGGGGTCCGATAAGAAAAGATCTGCACTCGGTTTAGGATTTCGGATTCAAAGTTGTGAAGATACAGATACTGATCTGACCATGAAGTTAGACTATCTTTCCAAGGATGTTAAACATACAAAAGCGGATAAtaaatgcatatcctcgaggaAAGATAACAAAACAGCTAGAAACGAAGATCATCAAGAGGCTTTTGAAGTACATGAACAACCGGGTTTAAAGAAAACTAGGGTTTGTGTGAAAGCTCCATGTGAAGACCCATCA ATAAACGATGGTTGCCAATGGAGGAAGTACGGACAAAAGACTGCAAAAGCGAATCCTCTTCCACGAGCCTATTACCGCTGCTCCATGTCCTCAAATTGTCCCGTCAGAAAACAG GTGCAAAGATGCGGAGAAGATGATACCTCCGCTTATATGACGACGTACGAAGGAACTCACGACCATCCACTTCCCATGGAAGCAACCCATATGGCTGCCGGAACTTCCGCTGCCGCCTCCTTATTACAATctggctcctcctcctccccaaGCCTAAGCTATTATTTCCCTTTTCACCACGTCTCTTTCTCCACCACTAACGCTCACCCCACGGTAACACTTGACCTCACACGACCAAACTATGATCCCAATCAATTACCAACCCACTCTTCACTcagcttctcctcctcctcctctgacCGTCCATCTCCGACAAACAGTCATACCTTGAGCTTCAGTGGCTTGAGATCACAAGCTCCATTGACTAAATATTCACAAATGGCCCCTTTATCACATCAAACCAAACTTTCTGGACAGCAATaa